From the genome of Malus sylvestris chromosome 6, drMalSylv7.2, whole genome shotgun sequence, one region includes:
- the LOC126624947 gene encoding uncharacterized protein At3g17950 — translation MLDPRNDLLPPPSSPTNSSVSSSDLDTESTGSFFHDRSTTLGTLMGVSFPSITFRAPSQNSRDPQAGNINNNGSASGSSSRKTKKPKKKSVAASTAVGVVAERRRRWWRLCRDDCTKPASLGEFLEVERRFGDAAFYNTAAELEGVMVDQPRNGRLLFADGRVLPPPNVDDGIANASTAGVLSRLPVSLTAICSGGVA, via the exons ATGCTAGATCCGAGAAATGACTTGCTGCCGCCGCCCTCCTCCCCCACCAACTCCTCCGTCTCCTCCTCCGATCTCGACACCGAG TCTACAGGCTCGTTCTTTCACGATCGGAGCACGACGTTGGGAACCCTTATGGGAGTGAGTTTCCCCTCCATCACCTTCAGAGCTCCGAGCCAGAACAGCCGCGACCCCCAAGCCGGAAACATCAACAACAATGGAAGTGCCAGCGGAAGCAGCTCCAGGAAGACGAAGAAGCCGAAAAAGAAGAGTGTCGCCGCTTCGACGGCGGTGGGTGTGGTGGCGGAGCGGCGGAGGAGGTGGTGGCGGCTTTGCCGTGACGACTGCACCAAGCCGGCTTCGCTTGGGGAGTTTCTTGAGGTGGAGAGGAGGTTCGGAGACGCTGCGTTTTATAATACGGCTGCGGAGCTTGAAGGCGTCATGGTGGACCAGCCAAGAAATGGACGGCTGTTGTTCGCCGACGGGAGGGTTCTTCCGCCGCCGAATGTGGATGATGGGATTGCGAATGCATCGACGGCTGGAGTTCTCTCTAGATTGCCGGTTTCACTCACTGCCATCTGTAGTGGCGGTGTAGCATAA
- the LOC126626926 gene encoding uncharacterized protein LOC126626926 codes for MESSEDEKDAVYENYIPKELSHDLSSTGAKFIDEVLNGQNESCLENFRMDKHVFYKLCDILQGKGLLRHTNRIKIEEQLAMFLFIIGHNLRTRAVQELFRYSGETINRHFNNVLNAVMAISLGFFQPPGSDVPAKISDDPRFYPYFKDCVGAVDGIRLPVMVGVDEQGPFRDKNGLLSQNVLAACSFDLKFLYVLAGWEGSASDLQVLNSALTRRNKLQMPEGKYYLVDNKYANMPGFIAPYPGLLYHWTEFPSGYHPQDVKELFNQRHSLLRNASERTFGALKERFPILMSAPPYPLQTQVKLVVAACALHNFIREEKPDDWIFKMYEKDTILQMEESVPPLAVLEPPIMHFEASGFDTEELEFTSQMRDSIASEMWDDYIHDLSPM; via the exons ATGGAGAGCTCTGAAGATGAAAAGGATGCAGTCTATGAGAATTATATACCGAAAGAGCTCAGTCATGATTTATCATCTACTGGTGCAAAGTTTATAGATGAAGTCCTTAATGGTCAAAATGAAAGCTGTTTAGAAAACTTTCGCATGGACAAGCACGTCTTCTACAAGTTGTGTGATATTTTGCAAGGAAAAGGCCTTCTGCGTCACACAAATCGAATCAAGATTGAAGAGCAACTGGCCATGTTCTTGTTCATAATTGGTCATAATCTACGGACTCGAGCTGTTCAAGAGTTATTCCGTTATTCAGGAGAAACCATCAATCGTCATTTCAACAATGTCTTGAACGCAGTAATGGCAATTTCGTTAGGTTTCTTTCAGCCTCCAGGATCTGATGTTCCTGCCAAAATTTCAGATGATCCTAGATTCTATCCATATTTTAAG GATTGTGTGGGAGCAGTTGATGGCATACGCCTCCCAGTGATGGTGGGTGTAGATGAGCAAGGACCTTTCCGCGACAAGAATGGCTTACTTTCACAAAATGTTCTGGCTGCTTGCTCATTTGATCTCAAGTTCCTTTATGTCTTGGCTGGTTGGGAAGGCTCTGCATCAGATTTGCAAGTTTTGAATTCTGCTCTCACGAGACGAAACAAATTGCAGATGCCAGAAG GTAAATACTACCTCGTGGATAACAAGTATGCAAACATGCCTGGCTTCATTGCTCCTTATCCTGGTTTACTTTATCACTGGACGGAGTTTCCTAGTGGTTATCACCCTCAAGATGTGAAAGAGCTATTTAATCAGCGACACTCATTGTTACGAAATGCATCTGAACGCACTTTTGGGGCTTTAAAGGAACGCTTCCCTATACTGATGTCAGCTCCTCCGTACCCATTGCAAACACAAGTCAAGTTGGTTGTGGCAGCTTGTGCCCTACACAATTTCATCCGCGAGGAGAAACCAGATGACTGGATCTTCAAAATGTACGAAAAGGACACCATACTGCAAATGGAGGAATCAGTTCCCCCATTAGCGGTGCTGGAGCCACCAATCATGCATTTTGAGGCCTCTGGTTTTGACACAGAAGAACTCGAATTCACTTCGCAGATGCGGGATTCGATTGCAAGTGAAATGTGGGATGACTATATCCATGATTTATCTCCCATGTAG